CTATAAGATTATAAGATCATCTCCAGTGAAATTATTGAATAAGTTTTTGAAGATGTAATAAATTCGTACTCTAGTCTCCAATGGATTCCTATCGTGtctttaaaaaatcaagaacatcctccctctcttctttttgaaaaaatattcgGGTGATTTTAACATATTATCATcgaacataatatttattttcctccgAAACTATTCACTTTCTTTCTAATTCTCTCACCAACTTTatcttcaaataataataaaataaataaaaaacatgtaTAAAGAATAGATTTAGAGTTGTCACGATATTCGATATATTAACTTACATCAGAGAGTTCAGTACTCAATAGCTCAAGTAGTTTATGTTTTCAGTAAATTCTGTGGCAGGATAATGAATCTCAGCAATCACCAGACTTTCCCTCCTCTTTTTTCTTGTTCGTTTTCCGTTTTAGtaataaatgaataataaatattactatAATCCAACTGGACGGCATATGAATCGATAAGATATTATCACAACGGCTTTCATTTTAAATTGGCAACGTTAGCAATATATTCATTCTAGTTTCAAACTTCTTCTCTCTCGTTAAGCAATTATGCACAAAGCACCAAATttaaatctattatatatattttttatttttttttttttttgacggaaaatctattatatatataatacaacaacCTTGAGTAATTTTATTCAAAGTGACTATACTACCCCTtgttcaaaatatatatgtttttttatataaaggtcattattgacttttaacactaatgtatttattagacattaatgtctaaccattaatatacattaaattacttcatatttaaaactccaatatatatactccttccgtcccaacaggttctttacgttagtttttggcacgcattttaaggctcttataaagtatacttacatcatatatatatatatatatatttttaaaatcctgaaaaaagttttgacgtttaaacttttattcaaaaaaaaattaaaaaaaacattattgaactatactttataagagtctcaaaatgcgtgcaaacagtccTGGTGGGACGGGgcgtatgtattatatatttgtatttatgttttaataataattacttcatatttaaaactccaatatatatatgtattatatatttatatttatgttttaataataaataaataattttgtaaattctaatattcggcctgattttcaaccaattaatccaatttttgtccaattagccatcgattttaaccgaattttgtcaaattctattatatatctaacacAACAataatgagtaatttaattcaaagagACTAATCTACCCTTACTCTGTATAACTattaacatgatcattatttgaaaataatttaatattatatatataataatatatatatatatataatcatttttaaattttaaatttaccccacaaattttgtaaaatttaatattcaaccGGATTTTCATCGAATTGATcaagttttgaccaaataatcattgatttaaccgaattttacTAAATCGGATTAAAAATCCTTCTGATTATCGATTAATCAGTCAACCAACcggtttttagaatatttaattattatgattaaaaaaaattatatttatatgtatattagaataagtataaatataatatataactatatgacaaGGGCTCTGATTCAGCAAAAATCTCAtttcttttatcaaattttcaataattttaggtgggtggtaatttaattatataataaaattttaaactatgtatattttttgtatttatatattaataaatatcatagtgaggatatgtgtacatatggatatcaatataatatgacttaaaatataaataaatatacaatataaattacttttataatataaataatctcaatttaaaaGAACCAAACCAAACGtgctcagtatatcccgcttagagcagggtctgaagAGGGTAAAATATACGCAGACCATGCCTCTACCTTAAAGTAGAGAGGTTGTTTCCGTGAGACCCCTGGCTTAgtgcataataaataaaattgtgtgtgatacaatataactataataccttagcccatggccttTTTCACATGAGACTTACTTAAAAATTTCTCGGTTTAAGTGGTGAAGTCCATTGAAGAAAACAAACGGAGAAATCAAGAACCATTACTTACACGGATTGCAAAGTTGAAAGCTTGGGAGAAGAGATCGGGTGCCAACCAAATCGGAACCCAAAATCTTGAAATCTTACAATGATTTGCACATTAACACCGATGAAGACCTCTCTAAACCCATTTTCCCTAATATACCAAGAACAACTCCATGGACTCTCACTACTTTGATTGCACTGCATTCCACCGGAATGACTTCATTGAAACTCCCTCAGACAATCTTGGCGATTGCGTCGCTTTGACAACCGCTACACCGTAACCATTTAATAGCAGACACATCACAACAATTCTCAAATGACAATGTCGTGAAAGCGCCCTCGAGCGGGAGAGCAAATCAATTAGGAATTGTTTAAACATTCGAAACTCCCTCATAAAACAACATCAATTTGCAAGATTTAAAACAAGTGACTCATTCACCAAGAAAAAAGTGTGCAATGTATATGACATAGTGAATGCGACTAAACTCCACAAATTTCCAAAACATGTGATTACATGTGCCGCACAAAGTCGAAAGAAAGGATGAACGAAATCTTGAAGATTGGGAGAGAAGAATAAGTGAGCGGTTAGAGCGGTTAGTCGTATTTCAggcttaattattattattatcactcAATTTAAAAGAGATAAacctatatcaaaaaaataatttaaaacagcccgtgctttgcacgggttaagaagctagttGGATCATAATTCACAAACAATCGAATCTAAatgaaaaaatagatttttttaccactcaacttattgtgcTTTTAGAAatcacccaactaatttttttcctcttttattcactaatgttaggtttggttttttttttaagccaccaacttaggttcgatttgattactagtaatctagtattatgataattttgtttgccactaaacttattgcgtctttagaagctaaccactcaactataatttttttagtttactcactagtgttagattcatctatttttttgtcactggagttaggttcggatttgattattagcattacattttatgtgtagcattattaaaatatagtggtagtctgtaatattttgatgatttgatatatgtttgtatctttatatatagtattttttatGTCTCCAAGGTCGTTTACCTtaaatgataagaattttacacgcatcttatggcctttaaaagatgtagtttcataaataattttatttttttcttccgaatgaaaatccagcgtttgaatttttacacacaaaaaaattcacaaaaataagttatgaaactatgttttataagagttttaaatACGCGATAAGCagtagaaaaaactgtaaactaatgagagggatagagggagtaaaaataatataaaatgatgcattatatataaAGGACAATCattgaaaattaagttttcctttctatttatttatcttgaaaattgtaatcagataaagttattaaaatttttgaagataaatttaagagagatttTAGACTGAGCTAGTCGATTGAAACGTTAATAGCATAAGATGATacgtcatatcactcaattacactttatcaTATGAGAGAGagtgaattgtttgaagtcattgatttcatattcatgatttattgaatttttagaatctaattacgatttttcctgattttaatttttcatcggctcattttatattattattgctatatataaagatataaacatacgacacatcatcaaaatattacatactatcactatgtataaatgatgctacaaaaaattatcataatgctagtaatcaaatccgaacctaagttggtggctaaaaataaaaccaaacctaacattagtgactaaaagaagaaaaaaaataattggggagtaagtttctaaaaacactataagttgagtgacaaaaaaatctattttcccaatttAAATCGGATCAAATGTTGGTGAGACTGTTGAGTGTTCTATCGCGAAACACTTTACACACTACACACCGTATcattaaatctttttttttactatatgTCCTTAGACACATCCTGAACAATCCGCATGCATTTAATACCAACTACTCTATATAAAATTTAGCTTATAGCATGTACTGCACGAGACAAACTGTAattcaatttctcaaatcaacGCTGCGTGTGTATATCaggggtggcaatcgtttcgtttcgtatactttcgtttcgtgtattttcgtgtttcgtgtactcgaaggtgaaacccgtatccgcccgttattaatttcgtgtacctaatttgaaacccgtatccgtttcgaatcgtttcgtgtatatttcgtgtacttttcgtgtatattatatataaaaatattaatatattttttaatcaaaaaatggatttaatatatatttttctttataaatttattaaatgtgaataatatatattatacttgtatacaattctttataaatttgttaatgtatctacaatatatatccacacatacatataaatatatactttatactcaattatatatttaatatatcattacatatatataataaatataatctacaaatatttcgtgtactttcgtgtatttcgtgtaccccaaatgaaaacccatatccgacacgaaatctatcgtgtaatttcgtgttcgtgtactttcgtgtttcgtgtatcgaaaatcaaaacccgtatccatttttttcgtgtcgtttcgtttcgtgttagcgtgttacgtgtcaaattgccaggccTAGTGTATATAGATCTGATTCTTGTGACGCCAAGTCGAGTTGGTTATTATTGCAGGGACTTTCTTCCATCTCCAACCCAACTAACCAAAccaacaatgaagaaaatgccgATCaccaaaaaaataacaaaaacacCACCGGTTATTAACTGCCTTCTTTTCTTTAGGATAAACTACAATTCACATTCATCTTTACTATTGGCATATCCAGATTTAAAGAAAAGCATCTATATAcatacaataaaaaatttcaatagtTGGGTGGCGTGAGAAACTAGCCAGCAAAAGCTTAACCGGTCCCCACCATCCCACATGCATCACTTTCTACTGGCTCCTGGGTCTCATACACCCACTAGAAACAAAATACTGTAACAGTAACATATACACACAACTACACCAAACAGATATACACATAAAGTTAAAGATAAAATCTAAAGTGTACACATCTTTACCGCTCTGTGTTTTCACTTTCCTCTCTTGCCGTCCCCAATTTCTACACATCTACGCAACCACACCTTTGGATTCCTCACTCTCAATCTGGTATGTACACTTCACTTCACATTTTATTTCACTGTAATTTCTTATTATTATGCTTATTTGTtgttaaattgttataaattagGGTTAGATACTTGtaatttgtgtttgtgtgtaagGATTTGTTGAAAGCTTTAAATTAGGGCTTTGTGTTGTGTTTTGAAGTTATTTAGAGTTGATTTggttatgtgtatgtgtatttaTGTGTGTGAGGGTTTGTTGTGGAGTTAACTAGGTTTGAATTGGTTGTTATAGTGGTAGAGATGCCGCCGGGAAGGGGGAGTGGTGTATCTGATGTGGATGGAGTTCCGTATTCGTTTGCTATGGAGTACCATGGCCCGCCTATTGCTGGTAGGGATCTTCCACGTGCGGTTCCGATTAAGGTTGATAGGATTCCGGTGGCTTCGGTTGTTAGTCAGGTTGGTTTTCCTGATAAGTTGTCACTGCCGGTTGTGCAGCCTATATCGGCTTCGGATTTTGCTATGAAGTATTCGAAGGAGTTTAAGTTGGGGGCTAAAGTTGTGATTTCGCCTGTATCGGTGATGGAGTTTGAGCAGAAAGATGGGAGTGATGATGATTGTGTAGCTAAAGAGAAAGATGGTTTAATATCTGGAATTAGTGTTTCTACGAATGCAGTAAAAGTGTTGGAGGAAGCACGGGTAGGTTTGGGTGATTTTGCTGTGTCGGGCGAATTAAGTAGTTCAGGTACTTTGGAGTTGGGTGATGGGCAGTATGGATCTAGTGAGTTTTCTGATGTGATAAATAGTTCGACTGAGCTTGAGACACCCTCTATTAGTCACTCAATTGATTTATTAGCTGGAGGTGGAAGCTCGGGGACATTGGGATTTTCAGACAGCTTTGACCAGTCAAGAGAGCTATCAGGGAGCTCAGCGGCACTCAGGGATTCAAATGGTTGCAAGGAGACCTTAGATTTTAACGATTTAAATCAATCAGGTTGGATCTCTACAGAATCAGAGCTCAGCTCAGCATATCCATCTTCTCGGGTTTCTTCTCATAAAACTGGTAATTACGTCGACGAAACTACATGTGATGAAAGACACACCCCCGTTGTAACTTTTCGTGATGTTGAATCAGTAGAAGGAGATATTTCTGAGGAATATAGACAGATTAAACCTGATATCGTTCGACTAAGGAGTGGATCCGAGGTCAAAGTCAAGAAAGGAGCATGTTACCGGTGCTTTAAAGGATATAGATTTACAGAGAAGGAGGTCTGCATTGTTTGTGATGCAAAATATTGTATCAATTGTGTACTTCGAGCAATGGGGTCTATGCCTGAAGGAAGGAAATGTGTTACTTGCATTGGATGCCCTATTGACGAGTCAAAGCGTAGTAAATTGGGTAAATGCTCTCGGATGATGAAGCGATTGCTTAATGACCTAGAGGTTCATCAAGTAATGAAGTCAGAGAAATTATGCTCTGCGAATCAATTGCCATCTGAATATGTCTGTGTTAATGGGAAGCCTCTCTGCAGTGAAGAGCTGGTTATACTACAAAACTGCCCCAGTCCCCCAAAAAAACTAAAGCCTGGAAATTATTGGTATGATAAAGTATCTGGTCTTTGGGGAAAGGTAAAAAACATTTAAGATTTTATATAGTACTGTCTGTTTTCTCGCCATAGAACTTGACTGACTATCTTAGATTTTAACAGGAAGGAGAGAAGCCTTCAAAAATTATCAGCCCTCATTTGAACGTAGGCGGTCCAATTAATGTTGATGCTAGCAATGGAAACACAGGAGTTTATATCAATGGCCGCGAGATAACAAAAATAGAGTTGCGAATGTTGCAGGTTAATATTCAGGAATaaacttatttaattttatatttttattgcaatatcttatggtaggaaaaaattgATGTCGTGAGTTGCAGCTTGCAGGAGTCCAATGTGCTGGAAACCCACACTTTTGGGTGAATGATGATGGTTCATACCAAGAAGAGGGGCAAAAAAATACGAAAGGTTATATTTGGGGAAAGGTATGTGATACCTTGTTATACTCATGGACACAGATATGCATCTGTTCACAACTAGTATGAGATTTTGAAAGTCTAAGCAAAATTGCAGGCTAGAACAAAACTTTTGTCTGCTGTACTATCGCTGCCTGTTCCTTCTAAATCCATTCATTCTTCGGGAGAGCAAGTGAGTAATGTAACAAGTCAAATAGTGCCCGACTACCTGGAGAAAGTAACAGTGCAGAAGCTACTTTTGATTGGATACAGTGGATCTGGGACCAGTACCATTTTTAAACAGGTATTTTCCTGTTCAAATCACTTGTGGCCCAAACATTTATTTTTGCATAATCCATATAACTTCtgatttattttgttgattctTGTACACAGCGCTGCTTGTTGATATACTCACTGTTTATCTATGACTATAGTAATAGCTGATTATATAGGCACGTAGTAATTTTTTGTACTTACTGTAGGTCGCAAATGAAGGTACATGAACAAATATGTGTGTTGCTTTTTATAGCAAAGAGTGATGTATAATTTTTGTCAAGGAACCTGTACAAATTCATTAGATTTCATAGTTTCTACTTtgcatattaatttattataaatcttAATCCTGTTATGAGTAAGGCCACACAAAAAATGGAAAAATAatacacatatatgtgtgtgtgggtTTGTCTCTTATCGTTATGTATGCTCCATAATTTCATGTAATGTAACTATAGTGCATTTGaatttgttactccctccgttccaccCAACCATTAGAATCTTGGGTTGGGCACGAAGATTAAGAACAGTgaagaaaatacaaaaaattgtgGGACCTACTATTATGAGGGAAGATTAGTATATCATTGTAGGAAATGTTCAGACATGGTTGGGACATCCCAAAAGGAAATTGTTAAGAAAGGATACAGTGATTTAATTCGATGTGATTCTGATGTACAGGCTAATGTGGATTACATTTACCTTTTGTTTCCCATGTCCTCTTTGTCTATGTCATTACAAGaaactttatatattttctgtatatattttttaaattcaattttacaggctgtaaattaattatctaCAACCAGACTTCTatcaaattgtttttttttatgataaaagtTTGGAGGTTAGTAGGAATTACATGTCAaaactttctttctttctttttttttaataacaaaatGTATAAATTGTATTGTGTTTTA
This genomic window from Daucus carota subsp. sativus chromosome 7, DH1 v3.0, whole genome shotgun sequence contains:
- the LOC108195816 gene encoding extra-large guanine nucleotide-binding protein 1, which translates into the protein MPPGRGSGVSDVDGVPYSFAMEYHGPPIAGRDLPRAVPIKVDRIPVASVVSQVGFPDKLSLPVVQPISASDFAMKYSKEFKLGAKVVISPVSVMEFEQKDGSDDDCVAKEKDGLISGISVSTNAVKVLEEARVGLGDFAVSGELSSSGTLELGDGQYGSSEFSDVINSSTELETPSISHSIDLLAGGGSSGTLGFSDSFDQSRELSGSSAALRDSNGCKETLDFNDLNQSGWISTESELSSAYPSSRVSSHKTGNYVDETTCDERHTPVVTFRDVESVEGDISEEYRQIKPDIVRLRSGSEVKVKKGACYRCFKGYRFTEKEVCIVCDAKYCINCVLRAMGSMPEGRKCVTCIGCPIDESKRSKLGKCSRMMKRLLNDLEVHQVMKSEKLCSANQLPSEYVCVNGKPLCSEELVILQNCPSPPKKLKPGNYWYDKVSGLWGKEGEKPSKIISPHLNVGGPINVDASNGNTGVYINGREITKIELRMLQLAGVQCAGNPHFWVNDDGSYQEEGQKNTKGYIWGKARTKLLSAVLSLPVPSKSIHSSGEQVSNVTSQIVPDYLEKVTVQKLLLIGYSGSGTSTIFKQAKILYRDIPFGEDERENIKLLIQTNVYGYLCIILEGRERFEDESLNDMRKDKPFEICGNEGDKENKNESIYSICPRLKAFSDWLLKIMASGNLEAIFPAATREYAPIIEELLKSEALKATYSRRSELEMLPSIASYFLERAVDILRIDYIPSDVDILYAEGVTSSNGLACADFAFPLPASDDSFDTVDQHDSLLRFQLIRVQARGVAENCKWLEMFEDVRVVIFCVALSDYDQFGTDGDGALVNKMMLSRKLFESIVTHPTFDQMDFLLILNKCDLFEEKIEHSPLTQCEWFDDFHPLISSHHRSNNSSSNINYNPSLGQLASHYVAVKFKRLFSSLTDRKLYVSLVNAMEPESVDESLKYAREILKWDEERANFSLSENTMYSTEASSFSQ